A part of Pseudoliparis swirei isolate HS2019 ecotype Mariana Trench chromosome 8, NWPU_hadal_v1, whole genome shotgun sequence genomic DNA contains:
- the LOC130197549 gene encoding cAMP-specific 3',5'-cyclic phosphodiesterase 4B-like isoform X5, with product MPETNYLFSVSWGYIKFKRMLNRELSHLSEMSRSGNQVSEYISNTFLDNELELPCPVPKSRERKRRQGQKQQQQQQQQQQQDGTMTHISGVRKVSHTPSISGNTSNRFGVKTDQEELLSKDLEDINKWGLNIFKVTEHSHNRPLTCIMYSIFQERDLMRTFKIPTDTFVTFMLTLEDHYHSDMAYHNSLHAADVAQSTHILLSTPALDAVFTDLEILAAIFAAAIHDVDHPGVSNQFLINTNSELALMYNDESVLENHHLAVGFKLLLEDNCDIFQNLTKKQRQSLRRMVIDMVLATDMSKHMSLLANLKTMVETKKVTSSGVLLLDNYTDRMQVLRNMIHCADLSNPTKPLGLYRQWTDRIMDEFFHQGDRERERGMEISPMCDKHTASVERTQVGFIDYIVHPLWETWADLVHPDAQDILDTLEDNRNWYQSMIPQSPSPPFYTSDGEGGPLEEVEGAPVASKFQFELTLDDQDGQCGDEKSAMMEMTDGVVLQPQASDQDGVKMTTCDVSPAET from the exons ATGCCTGAGACCAACTACCTGTTCTCTGTATCCTGGGGATACATCAAG TTCAAGAGGATGCTGAACCGGGAGCTGAGCCACCTGTCTGAGATGAGTCGCTCAGGCAACCAAGTTTCAGAGTACATCTCCAACACCTTCCTCG ACAATGAGTTGGAGCTTCCTTGCCCAGTTCCTAAGTCCagggaaaggaagaggagacagggccaaaagcagcagcagcagcaacagcagcagcagcagcaggatgggACGATGACTCATATCAgtggggtgaggaaggtcagccacacacccagcaTCTCTGGAAACACCAGCAATCGTTTTGGAGTCAAGACAGACCAGGAGGAACTGCTGTCAAAG gacctggaggacatcAACAAATGGGGTCTAAATATCTTCAAAGTGACCGAGCACTCCCACAACCGACCGCTCACATGCATCATGTACTCCATCTTTCAG GAGCGAGACCTGATGAGGACGTTCAAGATTCCAACGGACACCTTTGTGACGTTCATGCTGACCCTGGAGGACCACTATCACTCCGACATGGCTTACCACAACAGTCTGCACGCCGCTGACGTGGCCCAGTCCACACACATCCTCCTGTCAACGCCTGCACTGGAT GCGGTCTTCACAGATTTGGAGATCTTGGCAGCCATCTTTGCTGCAGCCATTCACGACGTGGACCACCCAGGAGTGTCAAACCAGTTCCTCATCAACACCA ACTCCGAGCTAGCTCTCATGTACAACGATGAGTCGGTGCTGGAGAACCACCACCTGGCTGTGGGTTTCAAACTGCTGCTGGAGGACAACTGCGACATCTTCCAAAACCTCACCAAGAAACAGAGGCAATCCCTCCGGAGGATGGTCATCGACATG gtgCTGGCAACTGACATGTCTAAACACATGAGCCTGCTGGCTAATCTGAAGACGATGGTGGAAACCAAGAAAGTGACCAGCTCTGGAGTTCTGCTGCTGGACAACTACACAGACAGGATGCAG GTTTTGCGTAACATGATTCACTGTGCGGACCTGAGCAACCCGACCAAGCCTCTGGGTCTATACCGGCAGTGGACAGACAGGATCATGGATGAGTTTTTCCAccaaggagacagggagagagaaaggggaatGGAGATCAGTCCGATGTGCGACAAACACACAGCTTCGGTGGAGAGAACACAG GTTGGCTTCATCGATTATATCGTCCACCCGCTGTGGGAGACGTGGGCCGACCTGGTCCACCCCGACGCCCAGGATATCCTGGACACACTGGAGGACAACAGGAACTGGTACCAGAGCATGATCCCCCAGAGTCCCTCCCCTCCGTTCTACACCAGTGACGGGGAGGGCGGCCCacttgaggaggtggagggggcacCTGTGGCGAGTAAATTTCAGTTTGAGCTGACGCTGGATGACCAGGATGGACAGTGTGGAGACGAGAAGAGCGCAATGATGGAGATGACTGACGGTGTGGTACTCCAACCACAGGCCTCTGATCAGGACGGGGTTAAAATGACAACGTGTGACGTCTCACCTGCAGAAACATAG
- the fzr1b gene encoding fizzy-related protein homolog has product MDQEYERRLLRQINHQNLPTEARLSKFVSATCSPVSIKSGDRFIPTRAGSNWSINFHSANENCRSPNQIHKAKDVTTDSSKDAVAYAALLRNELLGAGIDTVPDTLTDDRRHAVLSQDSHSLFRYTVHTKRVPFDSDNEVSPYSLSPLSNKSHKLLRSPRKPARKISKIPFKVLDAPELQDDFYLNLVDWSAGNLLSVGLGSCVYLWSACTSQVTRLCDLSVDGDSVTSVCWNERGSLVAVGTHKGYVQIWDATGGRKLSSLEGHSARVGALAWNGEQLSSGSRDRVILQRDVRTPPLAERRLQGHRQEVCGLKWSPDHQHLASGGNDNKLLVWNSSSLLPVQQYSDHLAAVKAIAWSPHQHGLLVSGGGTADRCLRFWNTLTGQALQSTDTGSQVCNLAWSKHANELVSTHGYSQNQILVWKYPSLTQVAKLTGHSYRVLYLAVSPDGEAIVTGAGDETLRFWNVFSKTRCTKESKSVLNLFTRIR; this is encoded by the exons ATGGACCAAGAGTACGAGCGACGGCTGCTGAGGCAAATCAACCACCAGAACCTGCCGACGGAGGCCCGCCTGTCAAAG TTTGTAAGTGCTACTTGCAGTCCTGTCAGCATTAAGTCAGGTGACCGCTTCATTCCCACCCGTGCTGGAAGCAACTGGAGCATCAACTTCCACTCAGCCAAT GAGAATTGCCGTTCCCCAAATCAGATCCATAAAGCAAAAGATGTCACGACAGATTCAAGCAAAG ATGCTGTGGCATATGCTGCCCTCTTGAGGAATGAGTTATTGGGGGCAGGGATAGACACCGTGCCAGACACTCTCACAGACGACCGGCGTCACGCTGTCCTCTCTCAAGACTCTCACAGCCTTTTTAGG TACACTGTCCACACTAAGAGAGTGCCTTTCGATAGCGATAATGAAGTCTCACCTTACTCCCTTTCTCCGCTTAGTAACAAGAG CCACAAGCTGCTCCGCTCCCCTCGTAAACCAGCCCGTAAGATCTCCAAGATCCCCTTCAAAGTGCTGGATGCTCCGGAGCTGCAGGATGACTTCTACCTCAACCTCGTAGATTGGTCAGCGGGCAACTTGCTCAGTGTCGGCCTTGGATCCTGCGTCTACCTGTGGAGTGCTTGCACCAGCCAG GTGACGAGGCTATGTGACCTTTCTGTGGATGGAGACTCTGTGACGTCAGTTTGTTGGAATGAGAGG GGGAGTCTTGTGGCCGTCGGAACCCATAAGGGTTACGTTCAGATCTGGGACGCCACAGGAGGGAGGAAGCTATCCAGCCTGGAGGGTCACTCAGCACGTGTCG GTGCCCTGGCATGGAACGGCGAGCAGCTGTCGTCGGGGAGTCGGGACCGAGTGATCTTACAGCGGGATGTCCGAACCCCCCCATTGGCTGAGCGGAGGCTGCAAggtcacagacaggaagtgtgcGGTCTCAAAtggtctcctgaccaccagcatCTCGCATCCGGAGGCAACGACAACAAG TTGCTGGTGTGGAACAGCTCCAGCCTTCTCCCGGTGCAGCAGTACAGTGACCACCTGGCCGCAGTGAAGGCCATCGCCTGGTCCCCCCACCAACACGGGCTGCTCGTGTCGGGGGGCGGCACCGCCGACCGCTGCCTGCGCTTCTGGAACACTCTGACGGGTCAGGCGCTGCAGAGCACCGACACCGGCTCCCAGGTCTGCAACCTGGCGTGGTCTAAACACGCCAACGAACTG GTGAGCACTCACGGCTACTCACAGAACCAGATCCTGGTGTGGAAGTATCCGTCACTAACACAGGTGGCCAAGTTGACTGGACACTCTTACAGAGTGCTGTATCTG GCGGTGTCACCGGATGGGGAGGCCATCGTTACAGGAGCCGGGGATGAGACGCTACGTTTCTGGAACGTCTTCAGTAAGACGCGCTGCACCAAG GAATCAAAGTCAGTGCTGAACCTCTTCACAAGAATACGGTAG
- the LOC130197549 gene encoding cAMP-specific 3',5'-cyclic phosphodiesterase 4B-like isoform X4 yields the protein MSFGPVLYESYQKLAIETMEELDWCLDQLETIQTYRSVSDMASNKFKRMLNRELSHLSEMSRSGNQVSEYISNTFLDNELELPCPVPKSRERKRRQGQKQQQQQQQQQQQDGTMTHISGVRKVSHTPSISGNTSNRFGVKTDQEELLSKDLEDINKWGLNIFKVTEHSHNRPLTCIMYSIFQERDLMRTFKIPTDTFVTFMLTLEDHYHSDMAYHNSLHAADVAQSTHILLSTPALDAVFTDLEILAAIFAAAIHDVDHPGVSNQFLINTNSELALMYNDESVLENHHLAVGFKLLLEDNCDIFQNLTKKQRQSLRRMVIDMVLATDMSKHMSLLANLKTMVETKKVTSSGVLLLDNYTDRMQVLRNMIHCADLSNPTKPLGLYRQWTDRIMDEFFHQGDRERERGMEISPMCDKHTASVERTQVGFIDYIVHPLWETWADLVHPDAQDILDTLEDNRNWYQSMIPQSPSPPFYTSDGEGGPLEEVEGAPVASKFQFELTLDDQDGQCGDEKSAMMEMTDGVVLQPQASDQDGVKMTTCDVSPAET from the exons ATGTCCTTCGGGCCAGTCCTCT ATGAGTCCTACCAGAAGCTGGCGATAGAGACCATGGAGGAGCTGGACTGGTGTCTGGACCAGCTGGAGACCATCCAAACCTACCGCTCTGTCAGTGACATGGCCTCTAACAAG TTCAAGAGGATGCTGAACCGGGAGCTGAGCCACCTGTCTGAGATGAGTCGCTCAGGCAACCAAGTTTCAGAGTACATCTCCAACACCTTCCTCG ACAATGAGTTGGAGCTTCCTTGCCCAGTTCCTAAGTCCagggaaaggaagaggagacagggccaaaagcagcagcagcagcaacagcagcagcagcagcaggatgggACGATGACTCATATCAgtggggtgaggaaggtcagccacacacccagcaTCTCTGGAAACACCAGCAATCGTTTTGGAGTCAAGACAGACCAGGAGGAACTGCTGTCAAAG gacctggaggacatcAACAAATGGGGTCTAAATATCTTCAAAGTGACCGAGCACTCCCACAACCGACCGCTCACATGCATCATGTACTCCATCTTTCAG GAGCGAGACCTGATGAGGACGTTCAAGATTCCAACGGACACCTTTGTGACGTTCATGCTGACCCTGGAGGACCACTATCACTCCGACATGGCTTACCACAACAGTCTGCACGCCGCTGACGTGGCCCAGTCCACACACATCCTCCTGTCAACGCCTGCACTGGAT GCGGTCTTCACAGATTTGGAGATCTTGGCAGCCATCTTTGCTGCAGCCATTCACGACGTGGACCACCCAGGAGTGTCAAACCAGTTCCTCATCAACACCA ACTCCGAGCTAGCTCTCATGTACAACGATGAGTCGGTGCTGGAGAACCACCACCTGGCTGTGGGTTTCAAACTGCTGCTGGAGGACAACTGCGACATCTTCCAAAACCTCACCAAGAAACAGAGGCAATCCCTCCGGAGGATGGTCATCGACATG gtgCTGGCAACTGACATGTCTAAACACATGAGCCTGCTGGCTAATCTGAAGACGATGGTGGAAACCAAGAAAGTGACCAGCTCTGGAGTTCTGCTGCTGGACAACTACACAGACAGGATGCAG GTTTTGCGTAACATGATTCACTGTGCGGACCTGAGCAACCCGACCAAGCCTCTGGGTCTATACCGGCAGTGGACAGACAGGATCATGGATGAGTTTTTCCAccaaggagacagggagagagaaaggggaatGGAGATCAGTCCGATGTGCGACAAACACACAGCTTCGGTGGAGAGAACACAG GTTGGCTTCATCGATTATATCGTCCACCCGCTGTGGGAGACGTGGGCCGACCTGGTCCACCCCGACGCCCAGGATATCCTGGACACACTGGAGGACAACAGGAACTGGTACCAGAGCATGATCCCCCAGAGTCCCTCCCCTCCGTTCTACACCAGTGACGGGGAGGGCGGCCCacttgaggaggtggagggggcacCTGTGGCGAGTAAATTTCAGTTTGAGCTGACGCTGGATGACCAGGATGGACAGTGTGGAGACGAGAAGAGCGCAATGATGGAGATGACTGACGGTGTGGTACTCCAACCACAGGCCTCTGATCAGGACGGGGTTAAAATGACAACGTGTGACGTCTCACCTGCAGAAACATAG